A genome region from Glycine max cultivar Williams 82 chromosome 5, Glycine_max_v4.0, whole genome shotgun sequence includes the following:
- the LOC102665390 gene encoding uncharacterized protein, whose amino-acid sequence MCIDYRKLNEATRKYHFLLPFMDHMLERLAGHAYYYFLDGRMPFDLCNAPATFQRCMLAIFADMVEKSIEVFMDDFSVFGPSFEYSKLRLIRWVLLIQEFDIVIKDKKGSENVVADHLSQLKNEEVTNEEPKIKGEFPDEFLLQATARPCFVDVANFKATRIIPEELNWSQRKKFLHDARFYV is encoded by the exons ATGTGCATCGACTACCGCAAGCTCAACGAAGCCACAAGGAAATACCATTTTCTTTTGCCCTTCATGGATCATATGTTGGAGAGGCTTGCGGGACATGCTTATTACTACTTCTTGGACGG ACGGATGCCATTTGATTTATGTAATGCACCTGCCACATTTCAGAGGTGCATGTTGGCCATTTTTGCAGATATGGTGGAGAAAAGTATCGAGGTATTCATGGATGACTTCTCAGTATTTGGACCTTCATTTGAAT ATTCAAAACTAAGGCTGATTAGATGGGTCCTGCTCATACAAGAATTTGATATAgtcatcaaggacaagaaaggATCCGAGAATGTGGTGGCTGACCACCTCTCCcagttgaagaatgaagaagtgACCAATGAAGAACCGAAGATAAAAGGAGAATTTCCAGATGAGTTCCTCTTACAAGCCACCGCAAGACCTTGCTTTGTTGATGTGGCTAACTTTAAAGCCACAAGAATAATCCCCGAAGAGCTTAACTGGAGTCAGCGGAAGAAATTTCTACATGATGCCCGCTTTTATGTGTGA